The proteins below come from a single Rickettsia typhi str. Wilmington genomic window:
- a CDS encoding Mrp/NBP35 family ATP-binding protein: MANLHQQQIIDKIQNITFKDGTFLNEVISDIIIKGNNIGFSIDISGKNKLEAEEIRLKAINELNNIKDVNNITIVFTQKKTIDKKAQKPKHFVENVKKIILVASGKGGVGKSTISALIAQQLSLENYQVGIVDADIYGPSIPHIFGINEIPKTVEGRIIPILAQNIQIISIGFFVKAHSAIIYRGPMASKIIYQLLSNTRWNNLDYLIIDMPPGTGDIHLSMLENYHLDGVIVVTTPQKISEIDVIRSIDLYRKLGLPILGIIENMIYMLESDRCGHLSKKYNIPLIAKIPIIPQIANACDKSLPLTNLLTLPLEKYL, encoded by the coding sequence ATGGCGAATTTACATCAACAACAGATTATAGATAAAATTCAGAATATTACTTTTAAAGACGGCACTTTTTTAAATGAAGTGATATCAGATATTATAATTAAAGGTAATAATATCGGTTTCTCAATCGATATATCAGGTAAAAATAAATTAGAAGCTGAAGAAATCAGACTTAAGGCGATTAATGAACTTAACAATATTAAGGATGTAAATAACATCACAATTGTTTTTACACAAAAGAAAACTATAGATAAAAAAGCTCAAAAACCAAAACATTTTGTAGAAAATGTAAAAAAAATTATCTTAGTAGCATCAGGCAAAGGTGGAGTTGGAAAATCTACAATATCTGCGCTTATTGCTCAGCAGTTAAGTCTAGAAAATTATCAAGTCGGAATAGTAGATGCAGATATTTATGGTCCATCAATTCCACATATATTTGGGATTAATGAAATACCAAAAACTGTTGAAGGACGAATAATACCGATACTTGCACAAAATATCCAAATTATTTCTATAGGCTTTTTTGTTAAAGCACACTCGGCAATTATTTATCGTGGTCCTATGGCAAGTAAGATAATTTATCAATTATTATCTAACACAAGATGGAATAATTTAGATTATTTAATTATCGATATGCCGCCAGGAACAGGTGATATTCATTTAAGTATGCTAGAAAACTATCATTTAGATGGAGTAATAGTTGTAACAACACCACAAAAAATATCAGAAATAGATGTGATACGTTCTATAGATTTATATCGAAAATTAGGATTACCTATACTCGGTATAATTGAGAATATGATCTATATGCTTGAAAGCGATCGCTGTGGACATTTATCCAAAAAATATAATATTCCACTAATCGCCAAAATCCCAATTATACCACAAATAGCAAATGCTTGCGATAAATCACTACCTCTTACAAACTTATTAACATTACCGTTAGAGAAATATTTATAA
- a CDS encoding mitochondrial fission ELM1 family protein gives MNIWVITDDRTGNTHQAIALAAQLTGKYTIITLKYNFLAKLPNFLLQYYPIHIKCELLKDIVDKLPPDMIITAGRRTAVLAFYLKKKFESIKLVQIMQPNLPYNIFDAIILPYHDYHHLIYCRPATRLSKNIKSHYKIPDYSLHKHDIPQMVKIIPINGALNNITAQFSDASLELQKHYPNLKQFIAVIIGGNNKRFNFNEDAAILLSSLLNKIYSNQAIPFFISFSRRTPQIVKSIIKNNTHSSTMIYDPSKDTDYNNPYIAMLSNAKYIISTADSISMCSEAASSGKPLYIFCPPNFNSLKHKIFIEQLVEKKIARIFNESITILEEYNYKPLNEAKKVAEMIKFAFKINKS, from the coding sequence ATGAACATATGGGTTATTACAGATGATAGAACAGGCAACACACATCAAGCTATTGCACTTGCTGCACAATTAACGGGAAAATATACAATCATCACACTTAAATATAATTTCTTAGCTAAACTACCAAATTTTTTACTACAATACTATCCTATTCATATAAAATGTGAATTATTAAAAGATATTGTAGATAAATTACCACCTGATATGATAATTACTGCTGGAAGGAGAACAGCAGTTTTAGCATTTTATTTAAAAAAGAAATTTGAAAGCATTAAGTTAGTACAAATCATGCAGCCTAATCTTCCTTACAATATATTTGATGCTATTATTCTTCCTTATCATGATTATCATCACTTGATATACTGTAGACCTGCAACGAGACTAAGTAAAAATATAAAAAGTCACTACAAAATACCAGATTACTCTTTGCATAAACATGATATACCACAGATGGTGAAAATTATCCCAATCAACGGGGCTCTCAACAACATAACTGCTCAATTTTCTGATGCAAGTCTAGAACTACAAAAACATTATCCTAATCTTAAACAATTTATTGCCGTAATAATCGGTGGTAATAATAAAAGATTCAATTTTAATGAAGATGCAGCTATTTTATTGTCTTCATTATTAAATAAAATATATAGTAATCAAGCAATACCTTTTTTCATTAGCTTTAGCAGGCGTACACCACAAATCGTAAAATCAATTATTAAAAATAATACTCATTCTTCTACAATGATTTATGACCCAAGCAAAGATACAGACTATAATAATCCATATATCGCTATGCTTTCTAATGCAAAATATATAATATCTACCGCTGACTCAATCTCAATGTGCAGTGAAGCAGCCTCAAGCGGCAAACCTCTTTATATATTCTGTCCACCAAACTTTAATTCCTTAAAACATAAAATTTTTATAGAACAATTAGTAGAGAAGAAAATAGCAAGAATTTTTAATGAGTCTATAACAATTCTAGAGGAATATAATTACAAACCTTTAAATGAAGCAAAAAAAGTAGCAGAAATGATTAAATTTGCATTTAAAATCAATAAATCTTAA